A single Bacillus sp. OxB-1 DNA region contains:
- a CDS encoding PD-(D/E)XK nuclease-like domain-containing protein, translating into MTRTQFLLTQENYHSTEANREYFSVSQFKDFNECQAKAVAKINGGFEESYGNALLVGSYTHAAFESETAFAELVEENAELIFKKRGGKYAEFEQADLMIEALKNDKFAMFAMEGEKEIILTAEMFGVPWKAKIDSINHQRNTFTDLKTTRSLSQRLWSDKYQKYVSFVEAWDYVLQMAVYREIIHQNTGFYYSPYIVAVTKEDPPDKAVLHFDDSRYQFELDFVEHLIEQFKALKAGDAEPSRCEKCAYCRGTKQLKDTIEIGELV; encoded by the coding sequence ATGACAAGGACCCAATTCCTTCTGACGCAGGAGAATTACCACTCTACTGAGGCGAACCGAGAGTACTTCTCGGTTTCCCAGTTCAAAGATTTCAATGAGTGCCAGGCGAAGGCAGTAGCGAAGATTAACGGTGGTTTTGAAGAATCATACGGAAACGCTTTGCTCGTCGGATCATACACGCATGCGGCGTTTGAAAGTGAGACAGCGTTCGCAGAATTGGTCGAAGAAAATGCGGAACTAATCTTCAAGAAGCGCGGTGGGAAATACGCCGAATTTGAACAAGCGGATCTCATGATTGAAGCACTGAAGAACGATAAATTCGCCATGTTCGCCATGGAAGGCGAAAAGGAAATCATCCTAACAGCCGAAATGTTCGGAGTTCCGTGGAAAGCGAAAATTGATTCCATCAATCATCAACGAAACACATTCACAGATCTAAAGACTACCAGAAGCCTGTCACAGCGGCTTTGGTCGGACAAGTATCAGAAGTATGTATCGTTCGTTGAAGCGTGGGATTACGTGCTCCAGATGGCGGTGTATCGGGAGATCATCCATCAAAACACGGGATTCTACTACTCTCCATATATTGTTGCAGTTACGAAAGAAGATCCACCGGATAAAGCGGTACTACACTTTGATGATTCGAGGTACCAATTCGAGTTGGATTTCGTAGAACATTTGATAGAGCAATTCAAGGCACTTAAAGCTGGGGATGCGGAACCCTCTCGATGCGAGAAATGCGCTTATTGTCGGGGGACGAAGCAACTGAAGGACACCATTGAGATCGGTGAATTGGTGTGA
- a CDS encoding V-type ATPase subunit encodes MSELSMQYQQNQQGNVLGQATASREMEEVKGAIFLAKQFPRNVYQSEQRIMDACKRPSLAETAIYQYPRGGTKVAGPSIRLAEVVAQNWGNIDFGIKELEQREGESTVMAYAWDLETNTRQTKVFSVKHSRQAGGQLKKLTDPRDIYEMVANQGARRVRSCILGIIPGDIIEKATEQCQKTLAGASPEPLRDRVAKMLNYFKETYSVTQEMIEDRFGYNADSFTEIDLVNAKSIINSLKDGMASVDDYFDKNVQKKQSSGLADSFKEEEKPKEAKAAPEEPKADPVEEGGKVDDKDPIPSDAGELPLY; translated from the coding sequence ATGTCTGAACTATCCATGCAATATCAGCAGAATCAGCAAGGGAACGTCCTTGGACAAGCTACAGCTTCACGTGAAATGGAAGAGGTCAAAGGGGCCATCTTCCTTGCAAAACAGTTTCCGCGTAACGTTTACCAATCAGAGCAGCGAATCATGGACGCCTGCAAACGACCATCACTAGCGGAAACAGCGATTTACCAATACCCTCGCGGGGGAACGAAAGTAGCGGGCCCATCTATCCGATTGGCCGAAGTGGTTGCACAGAACTGGGGGAATATCGATTTTGGCATCAAGGAACTGGAGCAACGCGAAGGAGAATCCACGGTAATGGCCTACGCTTGGGACCTGGAGACGAACACGCGGCAAACCAAAGTGTTTTCAGTGAAGCACAGTCGCCAGGCAGGCGGGCAATTAAAGAAGCTGACGGACCCACGGGACATATACGAAATGGTTGCCAACCAAGGGGCGCGAAGGGTGCGGAGCTGCATCCTTGGCATCATCCCAGGGGATATTATCGAAAAAGCGACCGAACAATGCCAGAAAACGTTGGCAGGTGCTTCCCCTGAACCCCTGCGCGACCGGGTTGCCAAGATGCTCAATTATTTTAAAGAAACATATAGCGTGACGCAGGAAATGATTGAGGACCGTTTCGGTTATAACGCCGATTCGTTCACAGAAATTGACTTGGTGAATGCAAAATCAATCATCAATAGCCTGAAAGATGGCATGGCGTCAGTTGATGATTATTTCGATAAAAACGTGCAGAAGAAACAATCAAGCGGTCTGGCCGATTCCTTCAAGGAAGAGGAGAAGCCGAAAGAGGCGAAGGCTGCTCCGGAAGAACCGAAAGCTGACCCGGTCGAGGAAGGGGGGAAGGTAGATGACAAGGACCCAATTCCTTCTGACGCAGGAGAATTACCACTCTACTGA
- a CDS encoding helix-turn-helix domain-containing protein — protein sequence MLYGSILRACRERKGWNQEEMAHQLHVNQSDISKYENNVKEPPMSLFQRWAMVTGSQDVLVAFIAGMEGVSILSSILATAGTGIIGFIKLGGLL from the coding sequence ATGTTATACGGTTCAATTTTAAGAGCCTGCCGGGAAAGAAAAGGCTGGAATCAAGAGGAAATGGCGCACCAATTACATGTCAATCAGTCGGACATATCCAAGTACGAAAACAATGTCAAAGAGCCACCAATGTCACTCTTCCAGAGATGGGCGATGGTGACTGGATCGCAAGACGTGCTAGTCGCTTTTATTGCGGGCATGGAAGGCGTTTCAATCTTGAGCAGCATTTTGGCAACAGCCGGAACCGGCATCATCGGGTTTATCAAATTAGGAGGATTGTTATGA
- a CDS encoding ORF6C domain-containing protein yields MNQFTKIFEGKELRIAGDESNPLFLLKDVCSILGLDQVAGVKRRLDKDVISNHPLETAGGTQQATFVNEDGLYDVVLESRKPEARKFRKWITGEVVPSIRKTGTYTQPKSQPALTVEQQAREHLKLSIMTSERVDGIEQDVKYLKDHMRINGAQEQRINMNARGKIMECLGGKDAKAYKEIGKKAFSQFWREFKGYFEIPRYGELPKVRFEEALNFIQEWSPDTALRLEIKKLNGQQHLKLAE; encoded by the coding sequence ATGAATCAATTTACGAAGATTTTTGAAGGTAAAGAGTTGCGAATTGCCGGTGATGAATCCAATCCGCTTTTCTTATTGAAAGACGTTTGCTCAATCTTAGGTCTGGATCAAGTAGCAGGAGTGAAAAGACGGTTGGACAAGGATGTGATTTCAAATCACCCCCTTGAGACAGCTGGTGGAACCCAGCAAGCAACGTTTGTAAATGAAGATGGACTTTACGATGTTGTGCTCGAGAGTCGGAAACCCGAAGCCAGGAAGTTCAGAAAATGGATCACTGGCGAGGTTGTTCCCTCCATTAGGAAGACCGGCACCTATACTCAGCCGAAATCACAACCCGCACTGACAGTGGAGCAGCAAGCCCGCGAACATTTGAAGCTTTCCATCATGACGAGTGAACGCGTAGATGGAATCGAGCAAGACGTGAAATATCTGAAAGACCACATGCGGATCAACGGAGCTCAGGAGCAACGGATCAACATGAACGCCCGTGGGAAAATCATGGAATGCCTGGGCGGTAAAGATGCGAAAGCCTATAAGGAAATCGGCAAGAAAGCATTCTCGCAGTTTTGGAGAGAGTTCAAAGGCTACTTCGAAATTCCTCGGTACGGCGAACTGCCAAAAGTTCGATTTGAGGAAGCGTTGAATTTTATTCAGGAATGGTCGCCAGATACGGCACTGCGGTTGGAAATAAAAAAATTGAATGGTCAGCAGCATTTAAAGCTAGCGGAGTAA
- a CDS encoding helix-turn-helix transcriptional regulator: MAQTKKSKRSRLDSNEYKNIKGTKRVRLIAERKKAGLTQAQLAEKIGCSTATISHLELGRMNPGLNISLGLERLFQQPYEVLFPDL; encoded by the coding sequence ATGGCGCAAACAAAAAAGTCAAAGCGTTCGAGGCTGGATTCTAATGAATACAAAAATATAAAAGGAACAAAAAGAGTTCGTTTGATTGCAGAACGAAAGAAGGCTGGCTTAACCCAAGCCCAATTGGCAGAGAAAATCGGATGTTCAACAGCGACAATCTCACATTTAGAACTGGGAAGAATGAATCCGGGACTCAATATTTCTTTAGGTTTAGAAAGGCTTTTCCAGCAACCATATGAAGTTTTATTCCCGGATTTATAA
- a CDS encoding helix-turn-helix domain-containing protein: MSEITLANVNDLKEVIRAEVRQAVGEALRDRQLPVLLSLQEAAELLGVSQTTMYRAAKIQGFPVTHDFGHAKVVTDQLLEWIKKRSNYDLVYNFSG, from the coding sequence ATGTCAGAAATCACTTTAGCAAACGTAAACGACTTGAAAGAAGTCATCCGTGCGGAGGTAAGGCAAGCGGTCGGCGAGGCATTGCGAGATCGTCAGCTTCCAGTCTTGCTATCCCTACAAGAAGCGGCGGAACTTTTGGGCGTCAGCCAGACAACAATGTACCGTGCAGCAAAAATCCAAGGCTTCCCAGTCACTCATGATTTTGGCCACGCCAAGGTTGTCACGGACCAGCTGCTTGAGTGGATCAAGAAGCGGAGCAATTACGATTTGGTTTACAACTTCAGTGGGTGA
- a CDS encoding helix-turn-helix transcriptional regulator: protein MKNANLIKAREKKKLTQEQLAKILGYKGKQSVANWENGYISPPLETAMRISKILEEDLFFLFENLVQESHTKEKGEKEVG, encoded by the coding sequence ATGAAGAACGCTAATTTAATTAAAGCTCGCGAAAAGAAAAAACTAACCCAAGAACAACTGGCAAAAATCCTTGGTTATAAAGGAAAGCAATCAGTCGCTAACTGGGAGAATGGATATATCTCTCCTCCGTTAGAAACAGCAATGCGTATATCGAAAATTTTAGAAGAGGACCTCTTCTTTTTATTTGAGAATTTAGTACAAGAATCTCATACAAAGGAAAAGGGTGAAAAAGAAGTCGGATAG
- a CDS encoding helix-turn-helix domain-containing protein — MLSQRLKNARNKMKLTQEELAKKVNTTKGTISNYENGHSTPSNEMLVLLSDALEITTDYLLGKTTDMNTNSKVTVAGQEINLSEEELQLFNELKKHPIMFHDLASDPEKKVKELIKLYKMKKMFLEEEEEEYGDGFGELED, encoded by the coding sequence ATGTTATCCCAGAGATTAAAAAACGCTAGAAACAAAATGAAGCTGACACAAGAAGAGCTTGCGAAAAAAGTCAACACCACAAAAGGCACCATTAGTAATTACGAAAATGGACATAGCACCCCTTCAAACGAGATGTTGGTCTTATTGTCTGATGCCCTAGAAATAACCACCGACTATTTATTGGGCAAAACAACAGATATGAATACGAATAGTAAAGTTACTGTTGCTGGGCAAGAAATAAATCTTTCAGAAGAAGAACTCCAGCTCTTCAACGAACTCAAAAAACACCCCATCATGTTCCATGACCTAGCATCCGATCCAGAAAAGAAGGTCAAAGAACTGATCAAGCTCTATAAGATGAAGAAGATGTTCCTGGAAGAAGAGGAAGAAGAGTATGGAGATGGGTTTGGAGAGTTAGAAGATTAA